Genomic window (Desulforapulum autotrophicum HRM2):
TATGCCCAGGTTCCGGGCCATGCTTTCCACCAGCTGATGGTCATACTGCCGGTTCAGGCGCAGGGGAAGGGCAATGTTCTGACGGACGGTTAAAAAGGGCAACAGACCGCCGGTCTGCAGTACATAGCCTATATATCTGCTGCGGACAGCTGCCTGGTTTGCCCGGCTCAAGCCGACCAGATCAATGGGTACCTGGGTGCCGCCAATGCGGAACGCCCCTATCTTTTCCGGCTTGAGCACCAGCCCCAGAATGTCCAGAAGGGTTGATTTTCCGCACCCGCTGGGGCCGACCAGGGCGGCAAACTGTCCAGGCTCCAGGTCCATCCCAGGCACAATCAGCTGAAAACTCACCCGGGCCTGGGACCGTGTATGCATCAATTGACTCAGGTGAAGTGCATCCCCTGTTTTTGGCATTTTACACTCCCTCAGGGAAGGAGCTCCAGGCTCACAGGGTATACATGTTCATCCGGGTCATCCTCCGGGCTCAGGGCGACCCAGCCTTCGGGCCTGTCATGGATGGATTGATAGGCCTGAATTTTGGATTCCAGTTCGTTTAGAAATTCATCCTGCTCATCCACGGACCAGCTCATCCACAGATCGTTGTTCATGCTCA
Coding sequences:
- a CDS encoding ABC transporter ATP-binding protein — translated: MPKTGDALHLSQLMHTRSQARVSFQLIVPGMDLEPGQFAALVGPSGCGKSTLLDILGLVLKPEKIGAFRIGGTQVPIDLVGLSRANQAAVRSRYIGYVLQTGGLLPFLTVRQNIALPLRLNRQYDHQLVESMARNLGIEGQLDKRPSFLSGGQRQRVAIARALIHKPRIVLADEPTAAVDELTAMEIRDQFRQLSQKFGTTTIMVTHDRSLLRDQVDRIFGFKVARKSRELTTSTLEELETL